The Faecalibacterium prausnitzii genome includes a window with the following:
- a CDS encoding ACT domain-containing protein — MKAFITVIGHDTVGVVAKVAALCSELNINIEDVTQSILQGMFAMIMLVDISHCSVSHEELHNRTDALAKEMGMQINVTRQEVFDAMHTI, encoded by the coding sequence ATGAAAGCATTCATCACGGTCATCGGCCACGACACCGTCGGCGTCGTCGCAAAAGTTGCTGCCCTGTGCAGTGAGCTCAACATCAACATCGAAGACGTGACCCAGAGCATCCTGCAGGGCATGTTCGCCATGATCATGCTGGTGGACATCAGCCATTGCAGCGTCAGCCACGAGGAACTGCACAACCGCACAGACGCCCTGGCCAAGGAGATGGGGATGCAGATCAACGTCACCCGTCAGGAAGTGTTCGACGCGATGCACACGATCTAA
- a CDS encoding Lrp/AsnC family transcriptional regulator encodes MEQLLKLLEDNARLPIEDIATMLNKSPAEVAAMIDLARAQGIIKGYKTLVDWEKAGVNRVEAVIELNVSPKKSRGFDEIAATIAAFDEVESVLLMSGGYDLQLIIKGQTFQEIALFVAKRLSPLDDVLSTATHFVLRTYKKEGRFYQDDEIDERECTVL; translated from the coding sequence ATGGAACAGCTTTTGAAACTTCTGGAAGACAACGCGCGGCTGCCGATCGAGGACATTGCCACGATGCTGAATAAATCCCCCGCTGAGGTGGCGGCGATGATCGACCTGGCCCGTGCGCAGGGCATCATCAAGGGCTACAAGACCCTTGTGGACTGGGAAAAGGCCGGGGTGAACCGGGTGGAGGCTGTCATCGAACTGAACGTCAGCCCCAAGAAGAGCCGCGGCTTTGACGAGATCGCAGCCACCATCGCCGCCTTTGACGAGGTGGAGAGTGTGCTGCTGATGAGCGGCGGCTACGATCTGCAGCTGATCATCAAGGGGCAGACCTTCCAGGAGATCGCCCTGTTTGTGGCCAAGCGCCTGAGCCCGCTGGACGACGTGCTGTCCACGGCCACCCATTTTGTCCTGCGTACCTATAAGAAAGAGGGCCGCTTCTACCAGGACGACGAAATCGATGAAAGAGAGTGCACCGTGCTGTGA
- a CDS encoding peptidoglycan-binding domain-containing protein — protein MAIPAYYSLIQRGSTGPDVALVQTWLNGLRDTCTWYHELTTDGRFGTKSVNAVKEFQLKNDMNVDGKVGANTWNVLYTKYTAKHGLHVPYPGIVLRQGSSGGTVRLVQQKLNALGEKLSTDGKYGASTAAAVERYQRRNGLTADGAVGKATWEKMF, from the coding sequence ATGGCAATTCCGGCCTATTATTCCCTCATCCAGCGCGGCTCCACCGGCCCCGACGTAGCACTGGTGCAGACCTGGCTCAACGGCCTGCGCGACACCTGCACCTGGTACCACGAGCTGACCACGGATGGGCGGTTCGGCACCAAGAGCGTGAACGCGGTGAAGGAGTTCCAGCTCAAAAACGACATGAATGTGGACGGCAAGGTGGGCGCGAACACCTGGAACGTGCTCTACACCAAGTACACCGCCAAACACGGCCTGCACGTCCCCTACCCCGGCATCGTGCTGCGGCAGGGCAGTTCCGGCGGCACGGTCCGGCTGGTGCAGCAGAAGCTGAACGCGCTGGGTGAAAAGCTCTCCACCGACGGCAAATACGGTGCTTCCACCGCAGCCGCCGTGGAGCGCTACCAGCGCCGCAACGGCCTCACTGCCGACGGCGCAGTCGGCAAAGCCACCTGGGAGAAGATGTTCTGA
- a CDS encoding PFL family protein: MSMMNTGDILETIEMFTQDNLDVRTVTMGISLLDCIDPDPKKACEKVYNKIVTKAANLVPAVEHISAEYGIPIINKRISVTPIAMLLGACPDADPVDFAKALDAAGKKVGVNFVGGYTALVHKGFSAGDLRLIESIPRALAETDIVCSSVNIGATKAGLNMDAIKLMGEAVKKASELTADRQCIGAAKLVVFCNAPEDNPFMAGAFHGPGEPDCEIHVGVSGPGAVRAALAKLPKDAPIDEVAELVKRTAFKITRVGQLVANLASKALGVPAGIIDLSLAPTPAVGDSVANILEEMGLETCGCCGTTACLALLNDAVKKGGVMASNHVGGLSGAFIPVSEDDGMIHAAECGCLTIEKLEAMTAVCSVGIDMVIIPGDTTPAVISALIADEAAIGMVNSKTTAVRVIPAIGRKAGEILDFGGLLGYGPIMPVNQRDPSVFINRGGRLPAPMQSLKN, translated from the coding sequence ATGAGCATGATGAATACCGGTGACATCCTCGAAACCATCGAGATGTTCACCCAGGACAATCTGGACGTGCGGACCGTGACCATGGGCATCAGCCTGCTGGACTGCATCGACCCGGACCCGAAAAAGGCCTGTGAGAAGGTCTACAACAAGATCGTGACCAAGGCGGCCAATCTGGTGCCCGCCGTGGAGCACATCAGCGCCGAATACGGCATCCCCATCATCAACAAGCGCATCAGCGTGACGCCCATCGCCATGCTGCTGGGTGCCTGCCCGGATGCCGACCCGGTGGACTTTGCCAAAGCACTGGATGCCGCCGGCAAGAAGGTGGGCGTCAACTTTGTGGGCGGCTACACGGCCCTTGTGCACAAGGGCTTTTCGGCGGGCGACCTCCGGCTCATCGAGTCCATCCCCCGCGCACTGGCGGAGACCGACATCGTGTGCAGCTCGGTGAACATCGGCGCCACCAAGGCGGGCCTGAACATGGACGCCATCAAGCTGATGGGCGAAGCCGTCAAGAAGGCCAGCGAGCTGACGGCAGACCGCCAGTGCATCGGTGCGGCCAAGCTGGTCGTCTTCTGCAATGCGCCGGAGGACAACCCCTTCATGGCCGGTGCATTCCACGGCCCCGGCGAGCCTGACTGCGAGATCCACGTCGGTGTCTCCGGCCCCGGTGCAGTGCGCGCCGCGCTGGCCAAACTGCCCAAGGATGCCCCCATCGATGAGGTGGCCGAGCTGGTCAAGCGCACGGCGTTCAAGATCACCCGCGTGGGCCAGCTGGTGGCAAACCTCGCCTCCAAGGCGCTGGGCGTACCCGCCGGCATCATCGACCTGTCGCTGGCCCCCACCCCGGCCGTGGGCGACAGCGTGGCCAACATCCTCGAAGAGATGGGCCTTGAGACCTGCGGCTGCTGCGGCACCACAGCCTGCCTGGCCCTGCTGAACGATGCCGTCAAGAAGGGCGGCGTCATGGCCTCCAACCACGTGGGCGGCCTGTCCGGTGCCTTCATCCCCGTCAGCGAGGACGACGGCATGATCCACGCAGCGGAGTGCGGATGCCTGACCATCGAAAAGCTCGAAGCTATGACCGCCGTCTGCTCGGTGGGCATCGACATGGTCATCATCCCCGGCGACACCACCCCTGCCGTCATCAGCGCCCTCATCGCCGACGAAGCCGCCATCGGCATGGTCAACAGCAAGACCACCGCCGTCCGCGTCATCCCGGCCATCGGCCGCAAGGCAGGCGAGATCCTGGACTTCGGCGGGCTGCTGGGCTATGGCCCCATCATGCCGGTCAACCAGCGCGACCCGTCGGTCTTCATCAACCGCGGCGGCCGCCTGCCCGCCCCGATGCAGTCGCTGAAGAACTGA
- a CDS encoding exonuclease SbcCD subunit D, with product MRFLHLSDLHLGKRVCEFSMLDDQRYILEEILSLLDTHPVDAVLLAGDLYDKPVPPAEAVRLLDWFLTELADRKLPVFAISGNHDSAERIAFGAHLLAGSQVYVSPVFEGAPAPIPLTDAYGPVDIYLLPFLKPATVRHIYPDEPIESYSDALGCVLRRCAPDPARRSVLVAHQFVAGAAACESEEPSVGGLDCVDAALFDGFDYVALGHLHSPQKVGRDTLRYCGTPLKYSFSEAHQHKSATFVELGPKGEVTLSTEPLTPKHDLRELRGSYMELTDRRSYAGTATDDYLHITLTDEQDVPDALARLRVIYPNLMRLDYDNLRTRTQADLDAPAQTEQKTPLEHFAAFYALQNNQPLSAEQAAFCQQLIETLWKEEDA from the coding sequence ATGCGTTTTCTTCACCTCTCCGACCTGCACCTCGGCAAGCGGGTCTGCGAGTTCTCCATGCTGGACGACCAGCGGTATATTCTGGAGGAGATCTTATCGCTCCTCGACACCCACCCCGTGGATGCTGTTCTGCTGGCGGGCGACCTCTACGACAAGCCTGTGCCCCCCGCCGAAGCCGTCCGTCTGCTGGACTGGTTCCTCACCGAACTGGCCGACCGGAAGCTGCCGGTCTTCGCCATCAGCGGCAACCACGACTCCGCCGAACGGATCGCGTTCGGTGCCCATCTGCTGGCGGGGAGCCAGGTCTACGTCAGCCCGGTGTTTGAAGGGGCCCCGGCCCCCATCCCCCTCACCGACGCATACGGCCCGGTGGATATTTACTTACTGCCCTTCCTGAAACCCGCCACGGTGCGCCACATCTACCCGGACGAGCCCATCGAGAGCTACAGCGACGCCCTGGGCTGTGTGCTGCGCCGCTGCGCCCCCGACCCGGCCCGCCGCAGCGTACTGGTGGCCCACCAGTTCGTGGCCGGTGCCGCCGCCTGCGAGAGCGAGGAGCCATCGGTGGGCGGGCTGGACTGTGTGGATGCCGCCCTCTTTGACGGCTTCGACTATGTGGCCCTCGGCCACCTGCACAGCCCCCAGAAGGTGGGCCGCGATACCCTGCGCTACTGCGGCACCCCGCTGAAGTATTCCTTCTCGGAGGCGCACCAGCACAAGAGCGCAACGTTTGTGGAGCTGGGGCCGAAGGGAGAAGTCACGCTTTCCACCGAGCCGCTGACCCCGAAGCACGACCTGCGGGAGCTGCGCGGCAGCTACATGGAGCTGACCGACCGCCGCAGCTATGCAGGCACGGCCACCGACGACTATCTGCACATCACCCTGACCGACGAGCAGGATGTGCCCGATGCGCTGGCCCGGCTGCGGGTCATCTACCCGAACCTGATGCGGCTGGACTACGACAACCTCCGCACCCGCACCCAGGCCGACCTCGACGCCCCGGCCCAGACCGAGCAGAAAACGCCGCTGGAACACTTCGCGGCCTTTTATGCGCTGCAAAACAATCAGCCCCTGAGCGCCGAGCAGGCTGCCTTCTGCCAGCAGCTCATTGAAACGCTCTGGAAGGAGGAGGACGCATGA
- a CDS encoding endonuclease domain-containing protein, translating into MKLDIVPKNHGMLPQARALRRNMTPQEAKLWYQFLRNYPVKIYKQRIIESFIVDFYCSKAQLVIEVDGAQHFSEQRQTYDRERSAILAQYHLQVLRFSNAEVDFHFDSVCEKIHQTIQSRL; encoded by the coding sequence ATGAAACTTGATATTGTTCCCAAAAATCATGGTATGCTCCCGCAGGCTCGTGCGTTGCGCCGCAATATGACTCCACAGGAAGCAAAGTTGTGGTATCAATTTTTACGAAACTATCCTGTTAAAATCTACAAGCAGCGTATCATTGAATCCTTTATCGTCGATTTTTATTGTTCAAAGGCTCAATTGGTCATCGAAGTGGATGGCGCACAGCATTTTTCTGAACAGAGACAGACTTATGACCGCGAACGAAGCGCTATTTTAGCGCAATACCATTTACAAGTCCTGCGTTTTTCGAATGCGGAAGTGGATTTTCATTTTGACTCTGTCTGCGAAAAGATTCATCAAACGATCCAATCTCGTTTATGA
- a CDS encoding stage II sporulation protein R, translating into MYSRILSRRQMTVWCITLSGALALCIGLQGLLGWGRTQLDTGAALAADTLRLHIRAASDTTADQTDKLAVRDAVLAYLDTACPAADQPAALRWAAAHLSELQRVARTVLARRGSFAPVRVYLVEMYFGTTRYSASALPAGRYQALRIDIGAAPYGRNWWCVLYPGLCRTACGGYAAPAENDLVCGRYLLRFKCVEWWQKHTARRDDVILLG; encoded by the coding sequence ATGTACAGCCGCATTTTATCCCGCCGCCAGATGACCGTCTGGTGCATTACACTCAGCGGTGCGCTCGCGCTCTGCATCGGTCTGCAGGGCCTGCTGGGCTGGGGCCGCACCCAGCTCGACACCGGAGCCGCGCTTGCCGCCGACACTCTGCGGCTCCACATCCGCGCTGCCAGCGACACCACCGCCGACCAGACCGACAAGCTGGCTGTGCGGGACGCCGTGCTCGCGTATCTGGACACGGCCTGCCCGGCGGCAGACCAGCCCGCCGCCCTCCGCTGGGCTGCAGCCCATCTGTCTGAGCTGCAGCGGGTCGCCCGCACCGTGCTGGCCAGACGGGGCAGTTTTGCACCGGTGCGGGTGTATCTGGTGGAAATGTACTTCGGCACCACCCGCTACTCTGCCTCGGCCCTGCCCGCCGGGCGGTATCAGGCCCTGCGCATCGACATCGGCGCAGCCCCCTATGGCCGGAACTGGTGGTGTGTGCTCTACCCCGGCCTCTGCCGCACCGCCTGCGGCGGCTATGCCGCCCCCGCCGAGAACGACCTCGTCTGCGGGCGGTATCTCCTGCGGTTCAAATGCGTGGAGTGGTGGCAGAAGCACACCGCCCGCCGGGACGATGTCATCCTGCTGGGATGA